The Verrucomicrobiia bacterium sequence CGGAGCCGAATTGAGACAATTCGAGGGTTCCCTGGCGGCCTACGAAGGCGTGAGTTTTACGCCGGATGGATCCAAACTGGTCGGGAACATCCGGCCGCGCGACGGCGGGCAGCGATTCACGATCTGGGACGTGAAGATCGGACGCGTTGAAGCCGAGGTGCCGTGGACTGCGGCCGGACTGCGCTCGGTCGAACTCACCGCCGACGCCTCCCGCTACGCCACAGTGGATACCCAGGGCGTGACGGCAGTCTGGCGGGTCGGCAGAGATCATCCTGAATTTGAAACACCGGCCGAGGGGGACCAGATCGTCTGGGCTGCCGTCGCCCTCGATCAGCCGCGGTTGGTGACCGTCCGCGTGCCGTCGTTGCAGGCCAAGTTTTTGGATCTGGAATCGGGCAAGGCCCTCCCGATCTCCGTTGCGCCCTTCAACTTCATGAGAGTCGGCTCCGACGGACGGACACTGCTCTCCTGCGGCAACGCGCTGGTTCACCGGTGGGACTGGAAGACAGGCCGGCCCGCGGAGGCTCTGGGCATCGGCGATGTGGCCATTCAGTCGCTGGTGGATGTCTCGCCCGACGGGAGATTGGTCGGCGCGTTGATCGACCATTTTCCGACCCCCTCCACGCTGCACGTCTGGCCGGTGCAGCCGACCGATCGGCGGTTGGCGCCGCCCAACACGGCCATGCGGTCGGCGTTGGCCCCCGACGGCGAGACGGTCGCGCTGGGACACCTGGATTCCCGCATCTCTCTTTGGAGCACCCGCACCGGCGAGCGGATCGCCTGGCTGCACGGCCACTACCGCCAGGTGAACGATGTGGTGTGGGCCTCTGATGGGCGCACGCTGTTTTCGGCGTCGGGCGACCATACGGTCCGGCGTTGGAATGTGCCGGAGCGGCGGCTGGAAGCGACCTTCACCAACCTGACCCGTCCCGTTTGGTCACTCTCCCTCACCCCGGACGGACGGCGCGTGGCGGCGGTGGATCTTTCGGGTCGCGTCGCCGTGTGGGACGGGAAGTCCGGGGCACTGATCCGTTCCTGGGATATTCCCCGGGAGAACAACTTGCTCCCCGTTCAGTTGGCGTGTCTGAACCCGCAGGGAAGCGAGGTGGTCCTGACCGGATTCTCCGCCGCCGGGGTCTGGTCGGTGGACACGGGGCAGCTCCTCCGGCGATTCACGCCGCCGGGCGAAGGGGGCGACTTCGATCCCTGTTCAGCCGCGTTTTCGCCCGACGGAAAGCGTCTGGCCACGGTGGACCGGTCCGGCCGGTTGCGGCTGTGGGACACCCGCCAGTGGACCCAACTCGCAGCGGACGAAGCGGGCGAAGGGGCATCGCACCTCACGTTCTCCCAGGATGGCCGGCGGCTTTTCCTGACGACGTGCCAGGCGCTGTCTCCCGGAATGGGCGAAGTCAGCGTGGAGATCCACGACGGCGAAACGGGTGCGCCGCTGCTGTCCCTGGGCCGGCAGAGGGGGTGGGGCACCTCCATCGCCGCCTTCCCGGATGGCCGGCGACTCCTGCACACCGTCATGGACAACGACTCGCCCACGCACGGCACGGATGTGCTGGAGGCCCTGCCCTGGACGGACCGGGGCTTTCCCGGCGGTCTGGGTGAGGCCTTGGGCGAGCGGGTGACCCGGTTGGCCCGGGCCCGGCATTGGGAGCGACTACGGGCAGCGGTCGTGATTCCTGAGAACCCTGGCAAGGTGCCTCCCGAGCCCCGTTCCAATTGGCGGGTCCGCGACCCGGCCACCCCGGCGGAATGCGTGGATCTCACCGCCAGCTACAACGGCCACCTCGAGACCGGCTGGCTGCCCGACGTCTTTCTCGATGGTTACGGCAATGATTTGGCCAGCCTGCCGCGCGGAGTCGTCCCACTCAACGGAGTGACATGGGACATCCGCGGAGTGGTCTCCACCGGCCAACCGGAGCGATCCCCGCTCTTTCCCTGGCCGTTTGGGCGGACGGTCCCGGACCTGCCAGTCCAGGGGTTCGCCCGCCGCCTGCATTTTCTCCACGCCAGTGCGGATTCCCCGGGTGGTGGAGGTCGGATTGGCCGCTACCGCCTTCACTTCGCAGGCGGAACCACGGCCGACCTCACTCTCGACCTGGGTGAGGACATCGGTGAGTGGTGGTCGGGCCATCCCCAGTCCGTGTGCCGCCAGGGACGGGTGGCCTGGGAGGGCGAAAACCCGGCCTCCGCCCGGCGGGGTTCCAAGGTGCGGTTGTTTCACCGGGCCTGGGACAACCCGCATCCGGATCGGGAGATCGTTTCCCTGGAGCTGATCGGTGAAGGCGCGGTCGCCACGATCTTCGTGGTGGCGATCACGGTGGAGCGGTAGGCGAACCGCATTTCGCCGCCGGAAACTTTTTTGCGTGCGGCGCGGACCCTTTGGCTCGGGGTTGCGTGTGCCTTGAATGCATGAACTGCATTTCAAGAACTCCCCCGGCGCCACGCCACCGCTTCACGGGACGTCGGCTCACTTCCGCGGTGGCGATTCTCGCCGGCAGCCTGCTCTGGGCACCGCCCGCCGGTCTGGTGGCGACCGAGTCCCCGCATACGGCGCCATTGCCCCGGCTGTTTCTCCCAGCCGCCGCGTCGCCGCCAACGGCCAGGGTCGCCGGGCCGCCCTCAACGCCACCCCAACGGCGATCGCTGGGTCTCAATCCGGAGTTCATGACCCAAGTCACCCAGGGGTTCCCGCCGCCGCGGGAGTTTCGCCTGGATCTCCTGGAGAATCAGGATGTCACCGTGCACCTCACTGAGGCTCGCGCTGCCGCGGACGGTGCCCTCGAACTCACCGGCACCCTGGTCAATTTGCCTGGTGGAATGGCTCATTTGGTGGTCAGCGGAGAGTCCGTGAGCGGCGTCGCCGAGGTTCCCGGTCTGGGCACCTACCACTGGCAACCCACCGACGCCGGAACGGTCGTCGTGACCCGACAACCTTCCGTGGCCTCCTTCCGCTGCCTGTCTCTCGACACCGCACCGTCCGCGGCCCAGCGACTCGTCCGTCAGGGAGTCGCAGCGGCCGGCGAACCATCGACCGGAATCTGGGATCCGACTACGGAGCCGGTGACCATCGACGTTTTGATTCTCTACACCCGCCAGGTGCTGACCGCCCACGGAGACGAGGCGTCGTTGCGACAGTCGATCCAGCGCATGGTGGACAGCGCCAATGCGAGCTACACCAACAGCCTGATCGGTGTGAGATTGAATCCGGTGTTCGTCGGACAACACGACACCTGGACCGAGTCGGGCAACATGGGCGCTGACTTCTTCACCCTCTTTGGCGATGCCCGCGCCACCGCCCTGCGGAACGACTACCAGGCCGATTTCGTCTATCTGATCATCGAATCCGACTCCAATGGCTATAGCGGTGCCGCGACCCTGCTGGGTAATCCGCTGGGCGATCCCAACAGGAACTGGTGCATCCTGCGCCGCACCGTGCTCATCGGGAATGCCCGCTGGGCGGAGCACGAGAGTCTCACCTTCACCCACGAGACGGGTCATCTCCTCGGAGCCGGACACGATCGCGAGCATGGTCATGGCAGCGGCTTTCAGGGACAACCTCCGGCGTATTCCTTCGGGAACGGCCATCGCTTTACCGCCGGAGGCATCACCTATCGGACCGCGATGAGCTACGATCCCGGGGTTCAACTGTCGCTCTTCTCCAATCCGAACCTGAGCTTCGACGGCGTGCCCATGGGCGTGCCCGCCGGGCAGCCCGGGGAAGCCGACAATGCGCGGACCATGAATCTGGTGGCACCGGTCGCCGCCAACTACCGCGTCGCCCACAGCCGAATTGGCTTCGCCCAACCTCAGTTCACCGTACGAGAAGGGGAACCTTCCGCGACGGTCCGGCTCGAACGGCGGGGCGACCTCAATACCGCCACCCGGGTCACCGTGGACTTCTCCACGTCGAGCACCGCCCGCTCCGGGGTGGATTATCGAATGCCAACGACGGTTGTGATTCCCTTCGCCACCAATCAGGCCGTGGCAGAGATCGTGATCCCGATTCTGCAGGATGACCTGGTGGAGGGCACTGAGGTGATTCAATTGGGATTGTCGAAGCCGGTCGGCGACCACGGCATCGATCAAATCGGAACCGCCCAGGTCCTCCTGCTCGATGACGAACCCAACTATGCGGTCACGCCGTCCAACCTCTCCCTGCGGGAAGGGGAATCGGCGGACGTCACCGTCGAATTCCTAGGCCGTCTGGATGCCGGTGAGGCCCGCGTGCTTGAAATCGCTTTGAATCTGGACGGTAGCGCGGCAACGTTTGTCGCCTCGGCGGATCCCGAATCCGCCGACGGTACACTCGACACCGCCCGCCTGGAGTTCACCGCCGAGACCCGAACCCGAACCCTGCATCTCACCACGCTAACGGACGCCCTCGAGGAAGCGGACGAGATCGGGATTTTCGGCCTCGGCAATGCGCGCCTCACCGTCCGGGTTCTGGATTCCAACCGTCCGGGATCGACCCGTCCGGTGACCCCTCCCAATGCGTCGGTGATTTCCCTGACGGCCCTGCCATCAGGCGGAGCCCTGATGGCCGGTGACTTCACGCGGGTGGGATCCACCCGCCGCACCGGCCTTGCCCGCCTGGCGGCCGACGGCACTTTGGATCCGACCTTCACGCCGCCCGAGTTGGTGGCGTCTCCGATCCAGGGACCCGGGATTCCATCGGCCAAGGTGATCACTCTCACCCCGTTGGGAAATGGGGACTGGCTGGCCGGCGGCTTCATCGGGCTGGCGGACGGACAACCCGGCGGAAATCTCGTCCGATTGAATCCGCAAGGCGGAAGGAACACCCAGTTCCAGCACCCGGGCTTTGACGGCGCCGTGTGGTGTGCCGCCGAACAATCGGACGGTGGCCTCCTGGTGGGCGGCATCTTTGATCATCTCGGAACCAACCGAATCCGGGGCCTGGCCCGACTCCTCTCCGACGGGACCCTGGACCCTTCCTTCGTTCATCAACCCGGAGCCGGTGGAGCCGTTGTGTTTGCGGGCGATGTCGAGGTATTGCCCGATGGTCGCATCCTGGTGGGGGGACTCTTCGAGGAGTATCACGGCGTCAAGACGAGCAATCTCATCCGGCTTGAACCGGATGGAACCGTGGACCCCACCTTTCCGTTGCTGAGCACGGGAGCGTCCGGAGCGGTTTACAGCCTGGAGCTGCTTCCGGACGGCCGGGTGTACGTGGCGGGGTTCTTCGAACAGATCGGCGGCCGACCCTTCCAGCGCCTGGCGCGTCTGCAAGCCGACGGTTCCCTGGATCTCACCTTCAAGGCCCCTCAACCCAACGGCGAAGTGGTGGAGATGAAGCCCCTACCCAACGGACAACTGCTCGTCTGCGGTTCGTTCAGCACCATCTGCGGCGTTGCCCGGGCGGGCATCGCCCTGCTGAACGAGGACGGCACCGTGGACCCGACCTTCGACCTTGGACGCGGCGCCAACAGTCACGTGTGGACGGCGGCGGTCGGCGGCGACGGTGCTCTGTTCCTCGGAGGACCATTCGACCAGTTCAACGAGCAACCCGCACCCTTCCTGGCTCGACTCCGCGCCCCGGCCATTGCCGGTGCCCTGGGATCCGCACGCTGGGGCAGCAACGGTCAACTGGAGGCCCGGATCTACGGATTACCCGGAGCCCGGTTCATGCTCGAATCCAGTACCGATCTGCTCCACTGGCAACCTGCCGGCGAAGCGCGCGTGGACCGCCTCAATCAAGCCGTACCCTTCACGCTCCCCATGGCGGGCCCATCCCAGTTCCTTCGCCTCAAGCCGTGAAACGCGAAGCGGCTTAGCAGAGCGGATCCATTCACAAGGTTGCAAATCGTCCACGGCGTGGAAGATTTGCATGGATGATCAATCGCGCCATGGTTCCGGTTGTCCGGGCGGCATTGGAACGCCAAGCCGCGGTTGCCCTGCTGGGACCGAGACAGGTCGGCAAGACCACTTTGGCCCTCGAAATCGCCCGTCAATCCGACGCCATTTACCTGGATCTCCAGAAGGCTTCCGACCGCGCCAAGCTGTCCGACCCCCCCGCGTTTCTGGCGCTCCATGAAAAACGGCTGGTCATCCTGGATGAAATTCACCGGACTCCGGACCTGTTTCCGGTTCTCCGGGGAGTCATTGATGAAGGGCGCCGGCGCGGTCACCGCACCGGTCGATTCCTGATTCTGGGTTCGGCGTCCATCGACCTCCTGCGCCAAAGCGGGGAAAGCCTCGCCGGTCGCATCAGTTATCTGGACCTGGGACCACTCCACCCGGGTGAGGTCGATCCGGGCGACGACGAGACGCTGTGGGTGCGCGGAGGATTCCCCGACAGCTTTCTGGCCCGGAGCGACGAGGAGAGCCTGGCGTGGCGTGACGACCTGATCCGAACCTATTTGGAGCGCGACATTCCCCAGTTCGGTCCCCGGATTCCGGCCGAAACCCTCCGCCGGTTCTGGACGATGCTGGCCCACGCCCAAGGTGGACTTCACAACGCGGCGCGACTCGCGGCGGGATTGGAGGTCAGTGGCCAAACCGTGGGACGATACACGGATCTGCTCGTGGACCTGCTGTTGGTCCGTCGGCTCACCCCTTACGCGGTGAATGTGGGCAAACGGCTGGTGAAATCGCCCAAGGTGTACCTGCGGGACTGCGGACTGGTCCATGCGCTCCTGGGAATCGGGGATCGGGATGCGCTCCTTGGGCACCCGGTGGTCGGCGGGAGTTGGGAAGGATTCGTGATCGAAAGCCTGTTGGCGGTGGCGCCGGCGCGCACGGTCCCGGGATTCTACCGGACTTCCGGCGGCGCCGAAGTTGACCTCGTGTTGGAACTGCCTGGAGGAAAGCGGTGGGCGGTGGAGATCAAGCGCAGTCCGGACGCATCCCCCTCCCGGGGATTCCACGAGGGGTGTTCCGACCTGGAGGTGGCGCAAGGCTGGGTGGTGCACTCCGGAACCGGACGACATCCGCTCCGGGACGGAGTGCAGTCGATTGGACTCCGCGACCTCATGGCGGAGCTGGCCGGGTAGCACCGGATTGGTGGTCCCCTGGGCGGTGGCCATGGGAGGGTTCGACGTGGACCAACGCTCTCTTCGTTAGCCTTAGCCGCGAGCCCGGCATGGAAGGCTGGAACGCGTACCCCGTCGACCTCCAGCCACTGCTGGGCGCAGCGGAGTCCGAGAAAGTGCGGCCCCTGGCGGCTGCACTGGTGGATCAGCGGATGGTCTACTCCAACCCGGCGTCCGGCTATCCACACGGAAATTCTGGGGCGCCGGCTATCTCGCGGAAGACCTGGGTGAACGTCTCAGGTGGGTCCGCCTGGAGGGTTGGGAAAAGGCCGAGGATCCTTTAGGCCAAAGGCTCGAGATTGAGGGTCGACCAGCGAGACTGAGCCGTCAGATTGGCAACCTCGGTTTCGGTTGGCCTGGAGAAGAGATCGGTCCGCTGATGCTTGCGGCGGTTCCCAATGAGATTTTGTGGACGGCCTCAGACGGCCCTCGTCTCACCACCCTGGTTGGGTATGATGGCTGGATGGGGCCATTCGCCCGGGGCTTCGGTGCGTTGGGAGCCACGTACCAGCTGCGTCGGAGTTCGTCCTTGTCGGCCCCCGACTGGCAGCAGGTGGGCGACGCATTTGAAGTCGAGAGCACCGGTGAGTTCCGCCAGTTCATCCCGATGTTTGAAGAGCAGCACTTCTATCGGGTGGAGGAACTGCCGTAACGAAATCAAATATTCCCACTTTCTGTGAATCCATTTCCCCGGGGCGCGGTGGGCATTGAGTGAGATGAAAATTCTTCTGATTCCTCCTGCCCCGTCGCGTTCCCGCCGCCACCGCCGCGCCCAACTTCCGGGTGCTGGGCTCCTGCTGGGAATGTCCCTCGCCGTCACCGCTGATTCCTCGGATCTGCCGCGTTTGCTGGTGCCCGAGACCGGTCCCGTCCCGGCCGCCCACGCCCGCGGACCCGCCGCCCGACTCGCCCCCACCCGGCAGTGGCGCGTGACCCCGGAGGCCCTCAAACACCCGGAGCAGTGGTTCCAGTCCGACCCCCCATTCCGACTGGATCTGCCCGAGAATCAAGACGTCACCGTGATCGTCGAGAGCCTGGAAACATCCGGAACCGGAGCGCGACAACTCCTGGGACGGGCGGCGTCCGATCCGTCCACCTCCGTCACGTTGATCCTGGAGGACTCCCGGCTCAGCGGCTTCGTCAACGTTCCCGGTTGGGGATCGTATCATCTTCAACCGAGCACTCTCCCCGGAACGGTCGAGGTGTCGGCTGTACGCCATCCGGGTGGGTTTTGCGCCACCGGCTGCCTTGTTCATTCGGCCGCCACGGCCACCGTTGATCAGGCCACGATGGGCAGGAAGGCGGCAACGCTGGCCGCGGCTGACACGCTGACCGAGCCAACCGTCGTGGACGTGCTGTTCCTCTACACGCCACTGGCCCTGACCGGAGAGGGCAGCGAAGCCGGACTGGTGCGCCGCGTGCAGGCCGGTGTGGACGAAACCAACCTCCGCCTCGCCAACAGCGAGGTGAACGTCCGGATCCACACCGTCGGTATCGTCCGGTATGACACGTTCGAGTCCGGAGGCATGCCCAGGGAGCTTTTTCGACTGGAGAATGCCACGGATGGGTTTGAACGGGTCCCCCAGCTCCGCAACGACTACAAGGCGGATATCGTCTGCCTGGTCACGGAGCTGGACGGGGACAATTACCTCGCCGGCGCCACCGGCGTCGCGCCGACCCTGGGCGATCCCCAATTCTCCAACATCATCATCCGGCGCCATGCGTTGGCGCCCGGTTCCCGTGTGCTGGCCCATGAGTTTGGGCATCTGTTCGGACTGGAACACGACCGGGAGAACGCCGCGCTGCCTCCCGAGGGTTTCCGGACCCGCAAGCCTTACATCTTTGCCCATCGGACCCGGATCGAAGGGGTGACCTACATTGATCTGATGTCCTACGAGCCGGGAATCTTTGTGCCCAATTTCTCGAATCCACGCCTTTCCATCGACGGGGTGCCGCTGGGGGTGCCGGCGGACCAGCCCAACCCGTCGGATGGCGCAAGGGCCATCGACGAGATTGCGCCCTACGTGGCCGCCTACCGCACGGCATGGAGCCGGGTAGAATTCAGCCAAAGCCGCTTCGTCGGTCGTCGGGAGGAGTCCAGCGTGCGGGTCCAACTGCAGCGCGTCGGCGACCTCAATACCAGCACCCGGGTGACGGTGATCTTCGATGCCACGAGTCCCGCCCGGGCCGGCATCGACTATCTTCGTCCCACCTCGACGCTGGTGACGTTCGCCACCAACGAGGCCACGGCGGAACTGGTCATTCCCCTGGTCGCCGAATCCGCGTCGGTCGGCGAACGGACGCTCCGGCTGAGCCTTGGGTCCGTGGCGGGGAATCACGGTCTTGGTTCCGTCACCCTTGCCGAAGTGGCCCTCTTCGACCCGGGCACGCCGACGAGCCACGGCAAGGTGGAGTTTGCGGGCGGACCGCTGGTTTTTCCAGAATCCTCCGGTGAAGCCCGCATCCGGGTCCGCCCTACCGGCAACAACCCCGCCGGCACCGTGGTGCTTCCTTATCACACCGTCCCCGGCACCGCCCAGGCAGGCACCGATTTCCTTCCGATCAGCGGCACCCTGACGAACCTGGTTCCCGGCGGGGAGTGGGAGCTGTCAGTGCCCCTTCTCCCACGGCCGGAGCCTGGGCCGGATCGTTCGTTCTTCGTGATCGTCGGCACCCGCACCAACACCGTGACCATTCTGGATGAGCAGCGACCCGGCTCCGTGAAGGCGGAAGCGCATGCCGTCGCCGCCGATGGCGGTCTGAACTGCCGGTTGCGCGGTGACGGACGGCTGTTGGTCTGGGGCAACTTCTCCACAATTGGCGGGGTTCCCCGGTCGGGCCTCGCGTTGTTGAACCAGGATGGCAGCGTGGACGAGTCATTCCGGCCGCCCGAAATCCTGCTCGGACACCGAAGGATGGCCGGGATTGGCACCACGGAAAGCCAGACCACCAACGCCGTCATCTCCCTCGTGCGACCGTTGCCGGACGGACGATTGTTGATCGCGGGCGAGTTCTCGCGCGTTGATGGTGCCGTCCGGCGCACGCTGATGCGGCTCCAATCGGACGGAGGGGTGGATGAATCCTTTGGCGTGCTCGACCTCAACGGAGCGGTGAAGGAGGTGTTGGTCCAGGCGGACGGACGCATCCTGGTGGGAGGCACTTTCACCCGGTTCAACGGCGAGTCGCGAGCCTACCTTGTCCGGCTTCTTCCGGATGGTTCCATGGATTCCAGCTTCCAACCCAAGGGGGGTCCGACGAGCAATTTCGTCGTGGCCATTCTCTCCCTGGCGCAGCAATCCGACGGACGAATCCTGATGGGTGGGCTGTTCCGGAAGGTGGATGGCCTTGCCATGACGAATCTCGCGAGGCTGAACGTGGATGGCACGTATGATCCGACCTTCCGACTTTCCCGCGGTGCCTCCGGTCCGGTCACCTCGGTACGGGTGATGGAGGATGACCGACTCTTGGTGGCCGGATTCTTCGACACGATTGGCAACCGGAGCAGCCCCCGGATCGCGCGTCTTCAGGCCGACGGCACCGCGGATCCCACCTTCCGTTCGCCCAACCCCGACGCGGAGATCCGCGAAATCCATCCTCTGCCCGACGGACGCATCCTGATCAGTGGACGCTTCACGAAGCTCGGGAACGTCGCCCGCCGCTCGCTGGCGATGCTGAATGCGGATGGTTCAGTCGACCCTTCCTTCGACGCGGGTGACGGCCCGGACGTGGCTCCGGGAATCGCCGCCGCCTTTGCCAGCCAATGTCTCGCACCCTCGCCCGATGGCACCCTCTGGGTCACCGGTGAGTTCAGTCAGTTCAACCGTCACGCAGTCGCCGGGGTGACTCGCCTGAACCTTGGCACGGTGAACCCGCGCCTTGGCTTTCCGCATCGTGCGGAAGGCGGTATGGCGATGACTGTTCACGGTCTGTCGGGCGGCCGCCATCCGTTGGAGACCAGCACCGACCTCGAACAGTGGGAGCGGGCGGGTGAAATCCGCTTGGAAGGGTACGACACCCGGATCGGGATCACGGTCCCGACCGGGGAATCCTCCCGGTTCTTCCGCCTGAAGCCTCCGGGCCATTAGCCCGGCAGGCCGGCGTAGGTTCCTGCGCCTTCCCGGCCCGTGTGGACCGGGCCTGGAGTTTGGACATTTTCTGGGCCCGCCTTGGGCAAATGTGAGGCGAGGGAAATCGACCCAACGCC is a genomic window containing:
- a CDS encoding ATP-binding protein, with amino-acid sequence MINRAMVPVVRAALERQAAVALLGPRQVGKTTLALEIARQSDAIYLDLQKASDRAKLSDPPAFLALHEKRLVILDEIHRTPDLFPVLRGVIDEGRRRGHRTGRFLILGSASIDLLRQSGESLAGRISYLDLGPLHPGEVDPGDDETLWVRGGFPDSFLARSDEESLAWRDDLIRTYLERDIPQFGPRIPAETLRRFWTMLAHAQGGLHNAARLAAGLEVSGQTVGRYTDLLVDLLLVRRLTPYAVNVGKRLVKSPKVYLRDCGLVHALLGIGDRDALLGHPVVGGSWEGFVIESLLAVAPARTVPGFYRTSGGAEVDLVLELPGGKRWAVEIKRSPDASPSRGFHEGCSDLEVAQGWVVHSGTGRHPLRDGVQSIGLRDLMAELAG
- a CDS encoding protein kinase; translation: MTGASSHCSRCRSPLGRDVGDGVCAACLLEEALPAAEGYGEPASEHTLAADVSLVQHFGPYELLEEVGRGGMGVIYKARQPGLDRVVALKMLLAGEFADARARERLLREAKIAARLTHPHIVTIHEVGEHQGRPYFAMEYVPGRNLAQHCRDGLLPVATAVRYVEQLARAVHYAHQHGVIHRDLKPANILISPDDEPKLTDFGLTKSLVDPTQTIESAGSPNFMAPEQADSTLGTTGTPTDIYGLGAILYYLLTGRPPAVGETLSETLRAVVTGEPVAPRQLRPALPRDLETITLKCLEKEPARRYGSALEVADDLTRWQRHETIHARPSTGAERLAKWVRRRPAVAALSAACLLAVILGFAAVTWQWRRAEAQAEATARANYAATLGVVRQRLDEGVYRAARQQLYALPERFRGWEWGRLLNLAHREILDATVLTHGGGGPPDRVPSPIHSFGLNVSPDHRWVACWGSGRLEILDLTNGESVFQDGSAENRVAFAGFSPSGDRLAAAGPGPGYTLWSSGDWRVIRRWDTQRERPRSICFSPDGRQIATADGSRQVRLYDGATGAELRQFEGSLAAYEGVSFTPDGSKLVGNIRPRDGGQRFTIWDVKIGRVEAEVPWTAAGLRSVELTADASRYATVDTQGVTAVWRVGRDHPEFETPAEGDQIVWAAVALDQPRLVTVRVPSLQAKFLDLESGKALPISVAPFNFMRVGSDGRTLLSCGNALVHRWDWKTGRPAEALGIGDVAIQSLVDVSPDGRLVGALIDHFPTPSTLHVWPVQPTDRRLAPPNTAMRSALAPDGETVALGHLDSRISLWSTRTGERIAWLHGHYRQVNDVVWASDGRTLFSASGDHTVRRWNVPERRLEATFTNLTRPVWSLSLTPDGRRVAAVDLSGRVAVWDGKSGALIRSWDIPRENNLLPVQLACLNPQGSEVVLTGFSAAGVWSVDTGQLLRRFTPPGEGGDFDPCSAAFSPDGKRLATVDRSGRLRLWDTRQWTQLAADEAGEGASHLTFSQDGRRLFLTTCQALSPGMGEVSVEIHDGETGAPLLSLGRQRGWGTSIAAFPDGRRLLHTVMDNDSPTHGTDVLEALPWTDRGFPGGLGEALGERVTRLARARHWERLRAAVVIPENPGKVPPEPRSNWRVRDPATPAECVDLTASYNGHLETGWLPDVFLDGYGNDLASLPRGVVPLNGVTWDIRGVVSTGQPERSPLFPWPFGRTVPDLPVQGFARRLHFLHASADSPGGGGRIGRYRLHFAGGTTADLTLDLGEDIGEWWSGHPQSVCRQGRVAWEGENPASARRGSKVRLFHRAWDNPHPDREIVSLELIGEGAVATIFVVAITVER